The stretch of DNA ATTTCTATTTCAGCTCCAGATGTTTTTAATATTTTTTCTAAAGCTAAAGCTTCTTCTTTACTAATAGCTTCTTTAAGTAGAACAGGAGCTGATTCTACTAAATCTTTGGATTCTTTTAATCCTAAATTCATAGAATTTCTTACTGCTTTTATTACTGCTATCTTGTTTTTACCTATATTTTTTAAATATAAATTAAATTCAGTTTGTTCTTCTACTTCTTCTGTAATTTTATCATTAATTTTATTTGTCATAACAGCAGTAGATGATACTCCAAATTTTTTTTCCATATCACTTATTAAATCCATTATATCCATAATAGACATAGTACTAACAGCTTCTATTATTTGTTTTTTAGTTATAGACATAAAAAATTCCTAAAAGTAAAAAATAATACAGTATTTTTTAATAAAAATTATTTGTTATAAATTATTTTTTTTTATATTTTTAATAATTGCTAATATTTTGATAAATTTTACTATAGCAGCTTCTTTAATTATAGCTAACATAAGAGATAAAGCTTCTTTATACGTAGGTAATGTAGCTAATTTATCGATATCTTTAGCATCAATTAATTTACCATTATAAGAAGCAACTTTAATTTTAAAGTTAGTATTATTTTTAGAAAATTCTTTAAATAAACGTGCTGCTGCTCCAGGATGTTTAAGTGAATATCCAATTAATATTGGTCCATTTAATTGATTTTGTAAACAT from Enterobacteriaceae endosymbiont of Plateumaris pusilla encodes:
- the rplL gene encoding 50S ribosomal protein L7/L12, with the protein product MSITKKQIIEAVSTMSIMDIMDLISDMEKKFGVSSTAVMTNKINDKITEEVEEQTEFNLYLKNIGKNKIAVIKAVRNSMNLGLKESKDLVESAPVLLKEAISKEEALALEKILKTSGAEIEIK
- the rplJ gene encoding 50S ribosomal protein L10, with amino-acid sequence MPLNIKEKKMIVAKLSKINQKALSVVIADACGISVNNITQLRKNSRENHIFIGVVRNKLLKLIIKNSNFECLQNQLNGPILIGYSLKHPGAAARLFKEFSKNNTNFKIKVASYNGKLIDAKDIDKLATLPTYKEALSLMLAIIKEAAIVKFIKILAIIKNIKKNNL